In Anguilla rostrata isolate EN2019 chromosome 1, ASM1855537v3, whole genome shotgun sequence, a genomic segment contains:
- the ntrk1 gene encoding high affinity nerve growth factor receptor isoform X2, producing MDLAPPSISDWREVGRRLQPSVPRAQPSCCGSVAEPLAWEQKPERRPGKEVRGTGSVLYLRRFHQDTVMAASGAARWLVLTLLCLAPPACCGCPAACKCPYATLQCLEPDSVASIPVLVLQESENVTEIYIENQPNLENITESDLASYKELKNLTITNCGLVHISVKAFQNNLKLQHVNLAFNSLEHISWRVFHALPLLNLILRDNPLACSCDIHWLQQWQRIERGDLISQSLSCRSNGRWLPLETMMIDNCSMPQVSISAPQLTIREGGNLTFVCKVTGDPLPTVRWSTDSLHSHYTLQEMIRGTTLELTLYMTNVSSEDNLRNLTCKAENRAGPGEDMVVLDIQFPVKIIFLRNAVQHHNWCFPFAVDGNPAPNITWRYKGKPLAESWFIFTHLITEREDGSVQHGCLSLNKPTHLNNGNYTLIVKNELGSAEETATGNFMDNPFEPSDPEGLIPVLIEPTPTSRSNDHVTENLESRVFGVSVAVGLAVFACTFLLLMVLVINKCGQRSKFGIHQASVLGTEDELAVSLRFMNFGASPPSSDEGTLDSGLSSFVENPQYFCGIIKDKDMCVQHIKRQDIVLKWELGEGAFGKVYLAECANLSPDSDKMLVAIKTLKDANESTRQDFQREAELLTVLQHEHIVRFYGVCADGEPLAMVFEYMRHGDLNRFLRAHGPDARILDEVKMPPLGQLTLPQMLQIAAQIASGMVYLASLHFVHRDLATRNCLVGEGLVVKIGDFGMSRDIYSTDYYRVGGRTMLPIRWMPPESIMYRKFTTESDIWSFGVVLWEIFTYGKQPWYQLSNSEAIECITQGRELERPRTCPKEVHLLMQGCWQREPQQRLVIKDIHSRLVALVKNPPVYLDILE from the exons ATGGACCTTgcccctccctctatctctgaCTGGAGAGAGGTGGGAAGGAGGCTACAGCCCAGCGTCCCCAGGGCCCAGCCTAGCTGCTGCGGCTCAGTAGCAGAGCCCCTTGCCTGGGAGCAGAAGCCTGAGCGCCGGCCAGGGAAGGAGGTGCGTGGGACGGGATCTGTGCTGTATCTGCGCCGCTTCCACCAGGACACCGTCATGGCAGCGAGTGGTGCTGCGCGCTGGCTGGTTCTGACGCTGCTCTGCTTGGCGCCGCCAGCCTGTTGCGGGTGCCCAGCAGCCTGCAAGTGTCCCTACGCCACGCTTCAGTGCCTGGAGCCCGACAGCGTGGCCAGCATCCCGGTGCTGGTGTTGCAGGAGAGCGAGAACGTCACTGAGAT CTACATTGAAAACCAACCCAACCTGGAAAACATTACGGAGTCAGATCTCGCCAGCTATAAGGAGCTGAAGAACCT CACGATCACTAACTGTGGGCTTGTACACATCTCTGTGAAGGCTTTTCAGAATAACCTCAAGCTTCAGCATGT GAACCTGGCCTTCAACTCCCTTGAACACATCAGCTGGCGAGTGTTCCATGCCCTTCCACTTCTAAACCT CATTCTGAGGGACAACCCGCTAGCCTGCTCCTGTGATATCCATTGGCTCCAGCAATGGCAGCGCATTGAGCGTGGTGACCTCATTAGCCAATCTCTAAGTTGCCGCTCTAATGGACGTTGGTTGCCCTTAGAGACCATGATGATAGACAACTGCA GTATGCCTCAGGTCTCTATTTCTGCTCCCCAGTTGACcattagagagggagggaactTGACCTTTGTCTGCAAGGTGACAGGGGATCCCCTCCCTACAGTCAGGTGGAGCACTGATAGTCTGCATTCCCATTATACTCTCCAG GAGATGATCAGGGGCACCACACTGGAGCTGACCCTGTATATGACGAACGTCTCCTCTGAGGACAACCTCCGCAACCTGACATGCAAGGCTGAGAACAGGGCAGGTCCTGGGGAAGACATGGTGGTGCTGGACATTCAAT TTCCTGTCAAGATCATATTCCTGAGAAATGCTGTACAGCATCACAACTGGTGCTTCCCCTTCGCTGTGGATGGCAACCCGGCCCCCAACATAACTTGGCGTTACAAAGGCAAGCCACTGGCCGAGTCATGGTTTATCTTCACCCACTTGATCACAGAAAGAGAAGACGGTTCGGTCCAGCATGGTTGTCTCTCCCTCAATAAGCCCACCCACCTCAACAACGGCAACTACACCCTCATTGTAAAGAACGAGCTGGGCAGCGCTGAAGAGACAGCCACAGGAAATTTCATGGACAACCCCTTTGAGCCCTCCGATCCTGAAGGCCTAATCCCTG TCCTTATTGAGCCAA CTCCCACCAGCAGATCCAATGACCATGTCACTGAGAACCTGGAGAGCAGGGTTTTTGGG GTGTCAGTGGCTGTGGGCCTGGCTGTGTTTGCCTGCACCTTCCTTCTACTCATGGTTCTGGTCATCAATAAATGCGGGCAGCGCTCCAAATTTGGCATCCACC AGGCATCTGTCCTTGGCACTGAGGATGAGCTTGCAGTCTCCCTTCGCTTCATGAACTTTGGGGCCAGCCCCCCCTCTTCAGACGAGGGCACCCTAGACTCTGGGCTGTCGAGTTTCGTGGAGAATCCACAATACTTCTGTGGCATTATCAAGGACAAGGATATGT GTGTTCAGCACATCAAGCGCCAGGACATCGTGCTCAAGTGGGAGCTTGGGGAGGGAGCATTCGGCAAGGTTTACCTGGCAGAGTGCGCCAACCTCAGCCCGGACAGCGACAAAATGCTGGTGGCTATCAAG acTCTGAAGGATGCCAATGAGTCGACACGACAGGACTTCCAGCGCGAGGCAGAACTGCTGACCGTCCTGCAACACGAGCACATCGTGCGCTTCTACGGGGTGTGTGCCGACGGAGAGCCCCTGGCCATGGTCTTTGAGTACATGAGGCACGGCGACCTCAACCGTTTCCTCAG aGCTCATGGTCCTGATGCCCGGATTCTGGATGAGGTCAAGATGCCACCCTTAGGTCAGCTGACCCTGCCACAGATGCTGCAGATTGCTGCCCAAATTGCCTCCGGAATGGTCTACCTGGCCTCCCTGCACTTCGTCCACAGGGACCTGGCCACACGAAACTGCCTGGTGGGAGAGGGCCTGGTGGTGAAGATAGGAGACTTTGGGATGTCCCGTGACATATACAGCACTGATTACTATAGG GTGGGAGGCCGGACGATGCTGCCCATTCGCTGGATGCCACCAGAGAGCATCATGTACAGGAAGTTCACCACAGAGAGCGACATCTGGAGCTTTGGCGTAGTGCTGTGGGAAATCTTCACATACGGGAAACAGCCCTGGTACCAGCTCTCCAACAGTGAG
- the ntrk1 gene encoding high affinity nerve growth factor receptor isoform X4 → MDLAPPSISDWREVGRRLQPSVPRAQPSCCGSVAEPLAWEQKPERRPGKEVRGTGSVLYLRRFHQDTVMAASGAARWLVLTLLCLAPPACCGCPAACKCPYATLQCLEPDSVASIPVLVLQESENVTEIYIENQPNLENITESDLASYKELKNLTITNCGLVHISVKAFQNNLKLQHVNLAFNSLEHISWRVFHALPLLNLILRDNPLACSCDIHWLQQWQRIERGDLISQSLSCRSNGRWLPLETMMIDNCSMPQVSISAPQLTIREGGNLTFVCKVTGDPLPTVRWSTDSLHSHYTLQEMIRGTTLELTLYMTNVSSEDNLRNLTCKAENRAGPGEDMVVLDIQFPVKIIFLRNAVQHHNWCFPFAVDGNPAPNITWRYKGKPLAESWFIFTHLITEREDGSVQHGCLSLNKPTHLNNGNYTLIVKNELGSAEETATGNFMDNPFEPSDPEGLIPAPTSRSNDHVTENLESRVFGVSVAVGLAVFACTFLLLMVLVINKCGQRSKFGIHQASVLGTEDELAVSLRFMNFGASPPSSDEGTLDSGLSSFVENPQYFCGIIKDKDMCVQHIKRQDIVLKWELGEGAFGKVYLAECANLSPDSDKMLVAIKTLKDANESTRQDFQREAELLTVLQHEHIVRFYGVCADGEPLAMVFEYMRHGDLNRFLRAHGPDARILDEVKMPPLGQLTLPQMLQIAAQIASGMVYLASLHFVHRDLATRNCLVGEGLVVKIGDFGMSRDIYSTDYYRVGGRTMLPIRWMPPESIMYRKFTTESDIWSFGVVLWEIFTYGKQPWYQLSNSEAIECITQGRELERPRTCPKEVHLLMQGCWQREPQQRLVIKDIHSRLVALVKNPPVYLDILE, encoded by the exons ATGGACCTTgcccctccctctatctctgaCTGGAGAGAGGTGGGAAGGAGGCTACAGCCCAGCGTCCCCAGGGCCCAGCCTAGCTGCTGCGGCTCAGTAGCAGAGCCCCTTGCCTGGGAGCAGAAGCCTGAGCGCCGGCCAGGGAAGGAGGTGCGTGGGACGGGATCTGTGCTGTATCTGCGCCGCTTCCACCAGGACACCGTCATGGCAGCGAGTGGTGCTGCGCGCTGGCTGGTTCTGACGCTGCTCTGCTTGGCGCCGCCAGCCTGTTGCGGGTGCCCAGCAGCCTGCAAGTGTCCCTACGCCACGCTTCAGTGCCTGGAGCCCGACAGCGTGGCCAGCATCCCGGTGCTGGTGTTGCAGGAGAGCGAGAACGTCACTGAGAT CTACATTGAAAACCAACCCAACCTGGAAAACATTACGGAGTCAGATCTCGCCAGCTATAAGGAGCTGAAGAACCT CACGATCACTAACTGTGGGCTTGTACACATCTCTGTGAAGGCTTTTCAGAATAACCTCAAGCTTCAGCATGT GAACCTGGCCTTCAACTCCCTTGAACACATCAGCTGGCGAGTGTTCCATGCCCTTCCACTTCTAAACCT CATTCTGAGGGACAACCCGCTAGCCTGCTCCTGTGATATCCATTGGCTCCAGCAATGGCAGCGCATTGAGCGTGGTGACCTCATTAGCCAATCTCTAAGTTGCCGCTCTAATGGACGTTGGTTGCCCTTAGAGACCATGATGATAGACAACTGCA GTATGCCTCAGGTCTCTATTTCTGCTCCCCAGTTGACcattagagagggagggaactTGACCTTTGTCTGCAAGGTGACAGGGGATCCCCTCCCTACAGTCAGGTGGAGCACTGATAGTCTGCATTCCCATTATACTCTCCAG GAGATGATCAGGGGCACCACACTGGAGCTGACCCTGTATATGACGAACGTCTCCTCTGAGGACAACCTCCGCAACCTGACATGCAAGGCTGAGAACAGGGCAGGTCCTGGGGAAGACATGGTGGTGCTGGACATTCAAT TTCCTGTCAAGATCATATTCCTGAGAAATGCTGTACAGCATCACAACTGGTGCTTCCCCTTCGCTGTGGATGGCAACCCGGCCCCCAACATAACTTGGCGTTACAAAGGCAAGCCACTGGCCGAGTCATGGTTTATCTTCACCCACTTGATCACAGAAAGAGAAGACGGTTCGGTCCAGCATGGTTGTCTCTCCCTCAATAAGCCCACCCACCTCAACAACGGCAACTACACCCTCATTGTAAAGAACGAGCTGGGCAGCGCTGAAGAGACAGCCACAGGAAATTTCATGGACAACCCCTTTGAGCCCTCCGATCCTGAAGGCCTAATCCCTG CTCCCACCAGCAGATCCAATGACCATGTCACTGAGAACCTGGAGAGCAGGGTTTTTGGG GTGTCAGTGGCTGTGGGCCTGGCTGTGTTTGCCTGCACCTTCCTTCTACTCATGGTTCTGGTCATCAATAAATGCGGGCAGCGCTCCAAATTTGGCATCCACC AGGCATCTGTCCTTGGCACTGAGGATGAGCTTGCAGTCTCCCTTCGCTTCATGAACTTTGGGGCCAGCCCCCCCTCTTCAGACGAGGGCACCCTAGACTCTGGGCTGTCGAGTTTCGTGGAGAATCCACAATACTTCTGTGGCATTATCAAGGACAAGGATATGT GTGTTCAGCACATCAAGCGCCAGGACATCGTGCTCAAGTGGGAGCTTGGGGAGGGAGCATTCGGCAAGGTTTACCTGGCAGAGTGCGCCAACCTCAGCCCGGACAGCGACAAAATGCTGGTGGCTATCAAG acTCTGAAGGATGCCAATGAGTCGACACGACAGGACTTCCAGCGCGAGGCAGAACTGCTGACCGTCCTGCAACACGAGCACATCGTGCGCTTCTACGGGGTGTGTGCCGACGGAGAGCCCCTGGCCATGGTCTTTGAGTACATGAGGCACGGCGACCTCAACCGTTTCCTCAG aGCTCATGGTCCTGATGCCCGGATTCTGGATGAGGTCAAGATGCCACCCTTAGGTCAGCTGACCCTGCCACAGATGCTGCAGATTGCTGCCCAAATTGCCTCCGGAATGGTCTACCTGGCCTCCCTGCACTTCGTCCACAGGGACCTGGCCACACGAAACTGCCTGGTGGGAGAGGGCCTGGTGGTGAAGATAGGAGACTTTGGGATGTCCCGTGACATATACAGCACTGATTACTATAGG GTGGGAGGCCGGACGATGCTGCCCATTCGCTGGATGCCACCAGAGAGCATCATGTACAGGAAGTTCACCACAGAGAGCGACATCTGGAGCTTTGGCGTAGTGCTGTGGGAAATCTTCACATACGGGAAACAGCCCTGGTACCAGCTCTCCAACAGTGAG
- the ntrk1 gene encoding high affinity nerve growth factor receptor isoform X3, which produces MDLAPPSISDWREVGRRLQPSVPRAQPSCCGSVAEPLAWEQKPERRPGKEVRGTGSVLYLRRFHQDTVMAASGAARWLVLTLLCLAPPACCGCPAACKCPYATLQCLEPDSVASIPVLVLQESENVTEIYIENQPNLENITESDLASYKELKNLTITNCGLVHISVKAFQNNLKLQHVNLAFNSLEHISWRVFHALPLLNLILRDNPLACSCDIHWLQQWQRIERGDLISQSLSCRSNGRWLPLETMMIDNCSMPQVSISAPQLTIREGGNLTFVCKVTGDPLPTVRWSTDSLHSHYTLQEMIRGTTLELTLYMTNVSSEDNLRNLTCKAENRAGPGEDMVVLDIQFPVKIIFLRNAVQHHNWCFPFAVDGNPAPNITWRYKGKPLAESWFIFTHLITEREDGSVQHGCLSLNKPTHLNNGNYTLIVKNELGSAEETATGNFMDNPFEPSDPEGLIPAPTSRSNDHVTENLESRVFGVSVAVGLAVFACTFLLLMVLVINKCGQRSKFGIHPEASVLGTEDELAVSLRFMNFGASPPSSDEGTLDSGLSSFVENPQYFCGIIKDKDMCVQHIKRQDIVLKWELGEGAFGKVYLAECANLSPDSDKMLVAIKTLKDANESTRQDFQREAELLTVLQHEHIVRFYGVCADGEPLAMVFEYMRHGDLNRFLRAHGPDARILDEVKMPPLGQLTLPQMLQIAAQIASGMVYLASLHFVHRDLATRNCLVGEGLVVKIGDFGMSRDIYSTDYYRVGGRTMLPIRWMPPESIMYRKFTTESDIWSFGVVLWEIFTYGKQPWYQLSNSEAIECITQGRELERPRTCPKEVHLLMQGCWQREPQQRLVIKDIHSRLVALVKNPPVYLDILE; this is translated from the exons ATGGACCTTgcccctccctctatctctgaCTGGAGAGAGGTGGGAAGGAGGCTACAGCCCAGCGTCCCCAGGGCCCAGCCTAGCTGCTGCGGCTCAGTAGCAGAGCCCCTTGCCTGGGAGCAGAAGCCTGAGCGCCGGCCAGGGAAGGAGGTGCGTGGGACGGGATCTGTGCTGTATCTGCGCCGCTTCCACCAGGACACCGTCATGGCAGCGAGTGGTGCTGCGCGCTGGCTGGTTCTGACGCTGCTCTGCTTGGCGCCGCCAGCCTGTTGCGGGTGCCCAGCAGCCTGCAAGTGTCCCTACGCCACGCTTCAGTGCCTGGAGCCCGACAGCGTGGCCAGCATCCCGGTGCTGGTGTTGCAGGAGAGCGAGAACGTCACTGAGAT CTACATTGAAAACCAACCCAACCTGGAAAACATTACGGAGTCAGATCTCGCCAGCTATAAGGAGCTGAAGAACCT CACGATCACTAACTGTGGGCTTGTACACATCTCTGTGAAGGCTTTTCAGAATAACCTCAAGCTTCAGCATGT GAACCTGGCCTTCAACTCCCTTGAACACATCAGCTGGCGAGTGTTCCATGCCCTTCCACTTCTAAACCT CATTCTGAGGGACAACCCGCTAGCCTGCTCCTGTGATATCCATTGGCTCCAGCAATGGCAGCGCATTGAGCGTGGTGACCTCATTAGCCAATCTCTAAGTTGCCGCTCTAATGGACGTTGGTTGCCCTTAGAGACCATGATGATAGACAACTGCA GTATGCCTCAGGTCTCTATTTCTGCTCCCCAGTTGACcattagagagggagggaactTGACCTTTGTCTGCAAGGTGACAGGGGATCCCCTCCCTACAGTCAGGTGGAGCACTGATAGTCTGCATTCCCATTATACTCTCCAG GAGATGATCAGGGGCACCACACTGGAGCTGACCCTGTATATGACGAACGTCTCCTCTGAGGACAACCTCCGCAACCTGACATGCAAGGCTGAGAACAGGGCAGGTCCTGGGGAAGACATGGTGGTGCTGGACATTCAAT TTCCTGTCAAGATCATATTCCTGAGAAATGCTGTACAGCATCACAACTGGTGCTTCCCCTTCGCTGTGGATGGCAACCCGGCCCCCAACATAACTTGGCGTTACAAAGGCAAGCCACTGGCCGAGTCATGGTTTATCTTCACCCACTTGATCACAGAAAGAGAAGACGGTTCGGTCCAGCATGGTTGTCTCTCCCTCAATAAGCCCACCCACCTCAACAACGGCAACTACACCCTCATTGTAAAGAACGAGCTGGGCAGCGCTGAAGAGACAGCCACAGGAAATTTCATGGACAACCCCTTTGAGCCCTCCGATCCTGAAGGCCTAATCCCTG CTCCCACCAGCAGATCCAATGACCATGTCACTGAGAACCTGGAGAGCAGGGTTTTTGGG GTGTCAGTGGCTGTGGGCCTGGCTGTGTTTGCCTGCACCTTCCTTCTACTCATGGTTCTGGTCATCAATAAATGCGGGCAGCGCTCCAAATTTGGCATCCACC CAGAGGCATCTGTCCTTGGCACTGAGGATGAGCTTGCAGTCTCCCTTCGCTTCATGAACTTTGGGGCCAGCCCCCCCTCTTCAGACGAGGGCACCCTAGACTCTGGGCTGTCGAGTTTCGTGGAGAATCCACAATACTTCTGTGGCATTATCAAGGACAAGGATATGT GTGTTCAGCACATCAAGCGCCAGGACATCGTGCTCAAGTGGGAGCTTGGGGAGGGAGCATTCGGCAAGGTTTACCTGGCAGAGTGCGCCAACCTCAGCCCGGACAGCGACAAAATGCTGGTGGCTATCAAG acTCTGAAGGATGCCAATGAGTCGACACGACAGGACTTCCAGCGCGAGGCAGAACTGCTGACCGTCCTGCAACACGAGCACATCGTGCGCTTCTACGGGGTGTGTGCCGACGGAGAGCCCCTGGCCATGGTCTTTGAGTACATGAGGCACGGCGACCTCAACCGTTTCCTCAG aGCTCATGGTCCTGATGCCCGGATTCTGGATGAGGTCAAGATGCCACCCTTAGGTCAGCTGACCCTGCCACAGATGCTGCAGATTGCTGCCCAAATTGCCTCCGGAATGGTCTACCTGGCCTCCCTGCACTTCGTCCACAGGGACCTGGCCACACGAAACTGCCTGGTGGGAGAGGGCCTGGTGGTGAAGATAGGAGACTTTGGGATGTCCCGTGACATATACAGCACTGATTACTATAGG GTGGGAGGCCGGACGATGCTGCCCATTCGCTGGATGCCACCAGAGAGCATCATGTACAGGAAGTTCACCACAGAGAGCGACATCTGGAGCTTTGGCGTAGTGCTGTGGGAAATCTTCACATACGGGAAACAGCCCTGGTACCAGCTCTCCAACAGTGAG
- the ntrk1 gene encoding high affinity nerve growth factor receptor isoform X1, protein MDLAPPSISDWREVGRRLQPSVPRAQPSCCGSVAEPLAWEQKPERRPGKEVRGTGSVLYLRRFHQDTVMAASGAARWLVLTLLCLAPPACCGCPAACKCPYATLQCLEPDSVASIPVLVLQESENVTEIYIENQPNLENITESDLASYKELKNLTITNCGLVHISVKAFQNNLKLQHVNLAFNSLEHISWRVFHALPLLNLILRDNPLACSCDIHWLQQWQRIERGDLISQSLSCRSNGRWLPLETMMIDNCSMPQVSISAPQLTIREGGNLTFVCKVTGDPLPTVRWSTDSLHSHYTLQEMIRGTTLELTLYMTNVSSEDNLRNLTCKAENRAGPGEDMVVLDIQFPVKIIFLRNAVQHHNWCFPFAVDGNPAPNITWRYKGKPLAESWFIFTHLITEREDGSVQHGCLSLNKPTHLNNGNYTLIVKNELGSAEETATGNFMDNPFEPSDPEGLIPVLIEPTPTSRSNDHVTENLESRVFGVSVAVGLAVFACTFLLLMVLVINKCGQRSKFGIHPEASVLGTEDELAVSLRFMNFGASPPSSDEGTLDSGLSSFVENPQYFCGIIKDKDMCVQHIKRQDIVLKWELGEGAFGKVYLAECANLSPDSDKMLVAIKTLKDANESTRQDFQREAELLTVLQHEHIVRFYGVCADGEPLAMVFEYMRHGDLNRFLRAHGPDARILDEVKMPPLGQLTLPQMLQIAAQIASGMVYLASLHFVHRDLATRNCLVGEGLVVKIGDFGMSRDIYSTDYYRVGGRTMLPIRWMPPESIMYRKFTTESDIWSFGVVLWEIFTYGKQPWYQLSNSEAIECITQGRELERPRTCPKEVHLLMQGCWQREPQQRLVIKDIHSRLVALVKNPPVYLDILE, encoded by the exons ATGGACCTTgcccctccctctatctctgaCTGGAGAGAGGTGGGAAGGAGGCTACAGCCCAGCGTCCCCAGGGCCCAGCCTAGCTGCTGCGGCTCAGTAGCAGAGCCCCTTGCCTGGGAGCAGAAGCCTGAGCGCCGGCCAGGGAAGGAGGTGCGTGGGACGGGATCTGTGCTGTATCTGCGCCGCTTCCACCAGGACACCGTCATGGCAGCGAGTGGTGCTGCGCGCTGGCTGGTTCTGACGCTGCTCTGCTTGGCGCCGCCAGCCTGTTGCGGGTGCCCAGCAGCCTGCAAGTGTCCCTACGCCACGCTTCAGTGCCTGGAGCCCGACAGCGTGGCCAGCATCCCGGTGCTGGTGTTGCAGGAGAGCGAGAACGTCACTGAGAT CTACATTGAAAACCAACCCAACCTGGAAAACATTACGGAGTCAGATCTCGCCAGCTATAAGGAGCTGAAGAACCT CACGATCACTAACTGTGGGCTTGTACACATCTCTGTGAAGGCTTTTCAGAATAACCTCAAGCTTCAGCATGT GAACCTGGCCTTCAACTCCCTTGAACACATCAGCTGGCGAGTGTTCCATGCCCTTCCACTTCTAAACCT CATTCTGAGGGACAACCCGCTAGCCTGCTCCTGTGATATCCATTGGCTCCAGCAATGGCAGCGCATTGAGCGTGGTGACCTCATTAGCCAATCTCTAAGTTGCCGCTCTAATGGACGTTGGTTGCCCTTAGAGACCATGATGATAGACAACTGCA GTATGCCTCAGGTCTCTATTTCTGCTCCCCAGTTGACcattagagagggagggaactTGACCTTTGTCTGCAAGGTGACAGGGGATCCCCTCCCTACAGTCAGGTGGAGCACTGATAGTCTGCATTCCCATTATACTCTCCAG GAGATGATCAGGGGCACCACACTGGAGCTGACCCTGTATATGACGAACGTCTCCTCTGAGGACAACCTCCGCAACCTGACATGCAAGGCTGAGAACAGGGCAGGTCCTGGGGAAGACATGGTGGTGCTGGACATTCAAT TTCCTGTCAAGATCATATTCCTGAGAAATGCTGTACAGCATCACAACTGGTGCTTCCCCTTCGCTGTGGATGGCAACCCGGCCCCCAACATAACTTGGCGTTACAAAGGCAAGCCACTGGCCGAGTCATGGTTTATCTTCACCCACTTGATCACAGAAAGAGAAGACGGTTCGGTCCAGCATGGTTGTCTCTCCCTCAATAAGCCCACCCACCTCAACAACGGCAACTACACCCTCATTGTAAAGAACGAGCTGGGCAGCGCTGAAGAGACAGCCACAGGAAATTTCATGGACAACCCCTTTGAGCCCTCCGATCCTGAAGGCCTAATCCCTG TCCTTATTGAGCCAA CTCCCACCAGCAGATCCAATGACCATGTCACTGAGAACCTGGAGAGCAGGGTTTTTGGG GTGTCAGTGGCTGTGGGCCTGGCTGTGTTTGCCTGCACCTTCCTTCTACTCATGGTTCTGGTCATCAATAAATGCGGGCAGCGCTCCAAATTTGGCATCCACC CAGAGGCATCTGTCCTTGGCACTGAGGATGAGCTTGCAGTCTCCCTTCGCTTCATGAACTTTGGGGCCAGCCCCCCCTCTTCAGACGAGGGCACCCTAGACTCTGGGCTGTCGAGTTTCGTGGAGAATCCACAATACTTCTGTGGCATTATCAAGGACAAGGATATGT GTGTTCAGCACATCAAGCGCCAGGACATCGTGCTCAAGTGGGAGCTTGGGGAGGGAGCATTCGGCAAGGTTTACCTGGCAGAGTGCGCCAACCTCAGCCCGGACAGCGACAAAATGCTGGTGGCTATCAAG acTCTGAAGGATGCCAATGAGTCGACACGACAGGACTTCCAGCGCGAGGCAGAACTGCTGACCGTCCTGCAACACGAGCACATCGTGCGCTTCTACGGGGTGTGTGCCGACGGAGAGCCCCTGGCCATGGTCTTTGAGTACATGAGGCACGGCGACCTCAACCGTTTCCTCAG aGCTCATGGTCCTGATGCCCGGATTCTGGATGAGGTCAAGATGCCACCCTTAGGTCAGCTGACCCTGCCACAGATGCTGCAGATTGCTGCCCAAATTGCCTCCGGAATGGTCTACCTGGCCTCCCTGCACTTCGTCCACAGGGACCTGGCCACACGAAACTGCCTGGTGGGAGAGGGCCTGGTGGTGAAGATAGGAGACTTTGGGATGTCCCGTGACATATACAGCACTGATTACTATAGG GTGGGAGGCCGGACGATGCTGCCCATTCGCTGGATGCCACCAGAGAGCATCATGTACAGGAAGTTCACCACAGAGAGCGACATCTGGAGCTTTGGCGTAGTGCTGTGGGAAATCTTCACATACGGGAAACAGCCCTGGTACCAGCTCTCCAACAGTGAG